One Vigna unguiculata cultivar IT97K-499-35 chromosome 11, ASM411807v1, whole genome shotgun sequence DNA window includes the following coding sequences:
- the LOC114169636 gene encoding protein SODIUM POTASSIUM ROOT DEFECTIVE 3-like — translation MKMMKGTDVFCSSSASTAITCGMHHRSTARGRIKSYNHDGRKSQLCVPCSSQLPITPKPYLEKPRKRSADKGRKSSVDVSELYTHHHATAEGSSRRYLLADAPFIGWVSESNKFTQMVPSKHDVQDKAVVIKTNHAPTVRSKDQVVVLRVSLHCRACEGKLRKHISKMEGVTSFSIEMERKKVTIIGDVTPLGVLESVSKVKNAQLWPSL, via the exons atgaaaatGATGAAGGGAACTGATGTGTTCTGTTCTTCCTCTGCTTCCACAGCAATAACTTGTGGCATGCACCATCGTTCTACAGCGCGTGGAAGGATCAAAAGCTACAACCATGACGGAAGGAAAAGCCAACTCTGTGTACCTTGTTCATCCCAATTGCCCATAACTCCTAAGCCTTACTTGGAGAAGCCCAGAAAGAGGTCAGCTGATAAGGGTAGAAAAAGTTCTGTTGATGTCAGCGAACTATATACTCATCATCATGCTACTGCTGAGGGTTCATCCAGAAGATATCTCCTTGCTGACGCGCCATTCATTGGGTGGGTATCAGAGTCTAACAAATTCACACAAATGGTTCCTTCTAAACATGATGTCCAAGACAAGGCTGTGGTTATCAAAACAAACCACGCTCCTACTGTTCGCTCAAAGGACcag GTTGTGGTTTTGAGGGTGTCATTGCACTGCAGGGCCTGCGAAGGAAAACTTAgaaaacatatttcaaaaatggaAG GAGTGACATCATTCAGCATAGAAATGGAGAGAAAGAAAGTGACGATAATCGGAGACGTGACACCACTGGGGGTACTGGAGAGTGTATCCAAGGTCAAGAATGCACAGTTGTGGCCATCTCTCTGA
- the LOC114169635 gene encoding DNA repair protein RAD51 homolog 4 isoform X2 has protein sequence MAPLKSLEKEYPLIDSNFQSFCASHAIFSVQDFLLHDIDALIALADNHCASQTLKQGIDQLLSIIDARHPPLLNGLQLLEEAQRNKHVLSTGCEGIDALLGGGLREGQLTELVGPSASGKTQACLLSASTVAKHKGSVIYLDTGNSFSPQRIARFVGQSSGYDSDNQAEHILKKVLDRIICHSVFDIYQMLDVLRQLKINLRSETVKSNQHVRLLIVDSISSLITPILGGRGPQGHALMISAGYLLKKLAHEHNIAVLVTNHVVRGEDGISKPALGESWKSVPHVRLLFSQDCGSNVCNISMLKHPSMASGRAASSTMFL, from the exons ATGGCACCCTTGAAATCGCTGGAGAAAGAGTACCCTCTCATTGATTCCAATTTTCAAAGCTTCTGTGCCTCACACGCCATTTTCTCTG TTCAAGATTTCCTTCTTCATGATATCGACGCATTAATTGCCTTGGCGGATAATCACTGTGCTTCACAGACACTCAAGCAA GGAATCGACCAGCTTCTCTCAATAATAGATGCTCGTCATCCACCGTTGCTAAATGGTTTGCAGCTCTTGGAAGAGGCTCAGCGGAATAAACATGTTTTGTCTACTGGATGTGAAGG GATTGATGCATTGCTCGGAGGTGGATTACGAGAAGGACAATTAACTGAACTTGTTGGGCCATCCGCATCAGGAAAGACACAG gcATGCCTACTGTCTGCTTCAACTGTTGCAAAACATAAGGGTTCCGTTATATACTTAGATACAGGAAACTCCTTTTCACCTCAGCGTATTGCACGTTTTGTTGGCCAGTCTTCTGGTTATGATTCGGACAATCAG GCTGAGCATATACTCAAAAAGGTATTGGACAGGATAATTTGTCACTCAGTGTTTGACATCTATCAGATGCTTGATGTGCTACGTCAACTGAAGATTAATTTAAGATCTGAG ACTGTGAAATCAAATCAGCACGTTCGATTGCTTATTGTTGATTCAATCTCTTCACTGATTACCCCCATCCTTGGGGGCCGTGGTCCTCAGG GGCATGCTTTAATGATATCTGCTGGGTATTTACTGAAGAAGTTAGCTCATGAGCATAATATTGCTGTTTTG GTAACGAATCATGTGGTGCGTGGGGAAGATGGTATTTCCAAACCAGCTCTTGGAGAGAGTTGGAAGAGTGTCCCACATGTACGGCTTTTGTTTTCCCAAGATTGTGGAAGCAATGTGTGCAATATTTCAATGCTAAAACATCCATCCATG GCTTCTGGTAGAGCTGCAAGTTCTACTATGTTTTTATGA
- the LOC114169635 gene encoding DNA repair protein RAD51 homolog 4 isoform X1, translated as MAPLKSLEKEYPLIDSNFQSFCASHAIFSVQDFLLHDIDALIALADNHCASQTLKQGIDQLLSIIDARHPPLLNGLQLLEEAQRNKHVLSTGCEGIDALLGGGLREGQLTELVGPSASGKTQACLLSASTVAKHKGSVIYLDTGNSFSPQRIARFVGQSSGYDSDNQAEHILKKVLDRIICHSVFDIYQMLDVLRQLKINLRSETVKSNQHVRLLIVDSISSLITPILGGRGPQGHALMISAGYLLKKLAHEHNIAVLVTNHVVRGEDGISKPALGESWKSVPHVRLLFSQDCGSNVCNISMLKHPSMVCHSIRKCLYSVVCVS; from the exons ATGGCACCCTTGAAATCGCTGGAGAAAGAGTACCCTCTCATTGATTCCAATTTTCAAAGCTTCTGTGCCTCACACGCCATTTTCTCTG TTCAAGATTTCCTTCTTCATGATATCGACGCATTAATTGCCTTGGCGGATAATCACTGTGCTTCACAGACACTCAAGCAA GGAATCGACCAGCTTCTCTCAATAATAGATGCTCGTCATCCACCGTTGCTAAATGGTTTGCAGCTCTTGGAAGAGGCTCAGCGGAATAAACATGTTTTGTCTACTGGATGTGAAGG GATTGATGCATTGCTCGGAGGTGGATTACGAGAAGGACAATTAACTGAACTTGTTGGGCCATCCGCATCAGGAAAGACACAG gcATGCCTACTGTCTGCTTCAACTGTTGCAAAACATAAGGGTTCCGTTATATACTTAGATACAGGAAACTCCTTTTCACCTCAGCGTATTGCACGTTTTGTTGGCCAGTCTTCTGGTTATGATTCGGACAATCAG GCTGAGCATATACTCAAAAAGGTATTGGACAGGATAATTTGTCACTCAGTGTTTGACATCTATCAGATGCTTGATGTGCTACGTCAACTGAAGATTAATTTAAGATCTGAG ACTGTGAAATCAAATCAGCACGTTCGATTGCTTATTGTTGATTCAATCTCTTCACTGATTACCCCCATCCTTGGGGGCCGTGGTCCTCAGG GGCATGCTTTAATGATATCTGCTGGGTATTTACTGAAGAAGTTAGCTCATGAGCATAATATTGCTGTTTTG GTAACGAATCATGTGGTGCGTGGGGAAGATGGTATTTCCAAACCAGCTCTTGGAGAGAGTTGGAAGAGTGTCCCACATGTACGGCTTTTGTTTTCCCAAGATTGTGGAAGCAATGTGTGCAATATTTCAATGCTAAAACATCCATCCATGGTATGCCATTCAATCAGAAAATGTCTTTATAGTGTCGTATGTGTTAGTTAA
- the LOC114168423 gene encoding glutelin type-D 1-like — translation MEVNLSPQLAKKVYESNGGSYYAWSPSELPMLREGNIAAAKLALLKNGFALPQYSDSSKVAYVLQGSGVAGIVLPESQEKVVAIKKGDALALPFGVVTWWYNKEDTELVILFLGETSKAHKTGEFTDFFLTGANGIFTGFSTEFVGRAWDLEEKVVKALVGNQSGKGIVKLEGNIKLPEPKEEHRKGMALNCEEAPLDVDIKNGGRVVVLNTKNLPLVGEVGLGADLVRLDGKAMCSPGFSCDSAYQVTYIVRGSGRAQVVGVDGRRVLETTVKAGNLFIVPRFFVVSKIADNDGLEWFSIITTPNPVFTHLAGSIGAWKALSPTVLQAAFNVDAEVEKVFRSKRNADAIFFPPPN, via the exons ATGGAGGTTAACCTTTCTCCTCAATTGGCCAAGAAGGTGTACGAGAGCAATGGTGGATCATACTATGCATGGTCCCCTTCTGAGCTTCCCATGTTGCGTGAAGGAAACATTGCTGCTGCCAAGCTAGCTCTTCTGAAGAATGGTTTTGCCCTTCCTCAGTACTCTGACTCTTCCAAGGTTGCATACGTTCTACAAG GAAGTGGAGTTGCAGGAATTGTTCTCCCCGAATCACAAGAGAAGGTTGTTGCAATTAAGAAGGGTGATGCTTTGGCACTCCCTTTTGGTGTGGTGACATGGTGGTACAACAAGGAGGATACTGAGTTGGTAATTCTGTTCCTGGGTGAAACTTCAAAAGCCCACAAGACTGGTGAATTCACTGATTTTTTTCTGACTGGTGCTAATGGAATCTTCACTGGATTTTCAACTGAGTTTGTGGGGAGGGCCTGGGACTTGGAAGAAAAGGTTGTGAAAGCCCTTGTTGGGAATCAATCAGGTAAGGGTATTGTGAAGCTTGAAGGAAACATCAAGCTTCCAGAGCCTAAAGAGGAACATAGGAAGGGCATGGCATTGAACTGTGAAGAGGCTCCATTGGATGTTGACATAAAGAATGGTGGAAGGGTTGTGGTGTTGAACACCAAGAACCTTCCCTTGGTGGGTGAGGTTGGTCTAGGAGCAGACCTTGTGAGGTTGGATGGAAAAGCCATGTGTTCTCCAGGATTCTCTTGTGATTCTGCATATCAGGTTACCTACATTGTGAGGGGAAGTGGTCGTGCTCAGGTTGTTGGTGTTGATGGTCGTAGGGTTTTGGAGACAACTGTGAAAGCTGGAAATTTGTTCATTGTGCCAAGGTTTTTTGTTGTGTCCAAGATTGCTGACAATGATGGCCTCGAGTGGTTCTCTATCATCACTACCCCCAa TCCTGTATTTACTCATCTGGCTGGAAGTATTGGGGCATGGAAAGCTCTTTCACCAACGGTTCTGCAGGCTGCTTTCAATGTGGATGCAGAAGTTGAGAAAGTCTTTCGTTCAAAGAGGAATGCAGATGCCATTTTCTTCCCTCCTCCAAATTGA
- the LOC114170651 gene encoding UDP-galactose/UDP-glucose transporter 5B-like, with product MAETTSASVSSSADDSNWRENKLVKGSFAVSGIMLTLVTYGILQEKIMRVPYGVNKDYFKYSLFLVFCNRITTSAVSAGALVARNKVLDPVAPIYKYCLVSVSNILTTSCQYEALKYVSFPVQTLAKCAKMIPVMVWGTVIMQKKYRGTDYLLAFIVTLGCSVFILYPAGTDISPYGRGRENTVWGVLLMLGYLGCDGFTSTFQDKMFKGYNMEIHNQIFYTTLCSCVLSLTGLIIQGQLLPAVEFVYLHKDCFFDIALLSTVATASQFFISYTIRTFGALTFATIMTTRQLVSIMISCVWFVHPLSWEQWIGAVIVFGAIYSKSFLRKAPEKTTTSSVEHVQNGNSNNLKDNP from the exons ATGGCGGAAACAACCTCTGCTTCGGTTTCTTCTTCCGCGGATGATTCGAATTGGAGAGAGAACAAGTTGGTGAAAGGATCATTTGCGGTCTCCGGAATCATGCTCACCCTCGTTACCTATGGCATCTTGCAG GAAAAGATCATGAGAGTTCCTTATGGGGTGAACAAGGACTACTTCAAAtattctctttttcttgttttctgcAACCGCATCACGACGTCTGCTGTTTCGGCTGGGGCTCTAGTG GCACGTAACAAAGTTTTGGATCCTGTTGCCCCCATTTATAAGTACTGCCTTGTGTCAGTATCGAACATTCTTACCACAAGTTGTCAGTATGAG GCCCTCAAATATGTTAGTTTCCCTGTTCAGACTCTTGCAAAGTGTGCTAAAATGATACCGGTTATG GTCTGGGGCACAGTCATAATGCAGAAGAAATATCGAGGAACTGACTATTTGCTGGCCTTTATAGTAACCCTTGGCTGCTCAGTGTTCATCCTATATCCT GCAGGGACCGACATAAGTCCATACGGTAGGGGAAGGGAAAATACTGTTTGGGGAGTTTTGCTAATGCTTGGTTATCTTGG GTGTGATGGTTTTACAAGCACTTTCCAAGATAAGATGTTTAAAGGCTATAACATGGAGATACATAATCAGATATTCTATACTACTTTGTGTTCTTGTGTTCTTAGCCTGACAG GTCTTATCATACAAGGACAACTATTACCAGCAGTAGAGTTTGTGTATCTCCATAAGGATTGTTTCTTTGACATTGCATTGCTTTCAACA GTTGCAACAGCtagtcaattttttatttcctacACAATTCGCACATTTGGTGCTCTAACATTTGCTACAATAATGACAACTAGACAG TTGGTAAGCATCATGATATCATGTGTGTGGTTTGTCCATCCTCTTAGCTGGGAACAATGGATTGGAGCT GTTATTGTCTTCGGTGCAATTTATTCAAAAAGCTTCTTGAGGAAAGCACCCGAAAAGACAACAACCTCTTCTGTAGAACATGTACAAAATggaaattcaaataatttgaaGGACAACCCATGA
- the LOC114170460 gene encoding 60S ribosomal protein L23a — MAPAKVDSSKKGDPKAQALKTAKAVKSGPTFKKKAKKIRTSVTFHRPKTLKKDRNPKYPRISAPPRNKLDHYQILKFPLTTESAMKKIEDNNTLVFIVDLRADKKKIKDAVKKMYDIQAKKVNTLIRPDGTKKAYVRLTPDYDALDVANKIGII; from the exons ATGGCTCCCGCTAAAG TTGATAGTTCTAAGAAGGGTGATCCAAAGGCACAGGCCTTGAAAACTGCTAAGGCAGTTAAGTCTGGACCTACCTTTAAGAAAAAGGCGAAGAAGATCCGAACTTCTGTGACTTTCCACAGGCCAAAGACATTGAAGAAGGACAGGAACCCTAAGTACCCTCGCATTAGTGCGCCACCAAGGAACAAGCTTGATCATTATCAGATCCTGAAGTTCCCTCTTACTACTGAGTCTGCTATGAAGAAGATTGAGGACAACAACACCTTGGTTTTCATTGTTGACCTACGTGCAGACAAGAAGAAGATCAAGGATGCAGTGAAGAAAATGTATGACATCCAGGCCAAGAAAGTTAACACCTTGATCAG GCCTGATGGCACCAAGAAGGCTTATGTCAGGTTGACCCCTGATTACGATGCTTTGGACGTGGCAAACAAGATCGGCATCATCTAA
- the LOC114170459 gene encoding RING-H2 finger protein ATL66-like → MSSDSAENNTPAPWKLEEVVSIIIVCIIFLTVSDCFGVLKRLLCGIFRGRNQVPRRFLDVTVLDDDPSMQVQSRGLEFCVVQSLPTIEFKKNEVEQDKGSNVECAICLGEFEEGVLLKHLPECRHSFHVPCIDKWFQSHSNCPLCRAFVHHHLLHCSVDSSHTLLQPLSREDFERENLSNTQQQFLPP, encoded by the coding sequence atgtCTTCTGATTCTGCTGAAAACAATACCCCTGCGCCATGGAAGCTGGAAGAGGTTGTTTCAATTATTATAGTGTGCATTATCTTTCTTACAGTGAGTGATTGCTTCGGCGTATTGAAGCGTCTGTTGTGTGGAATTTTCCGAGGCAGAAACCAGGTTCCAAGGCGGTTTCTAGATGTGACCGTTCTCGACGATGATCCTTCCATGCAGGTTCAAAGCCGAGGATTGGAGTTTTGTGTGGTTCAATCTCTTCCAACGATTGAGTTCAAGAAAAACGAGGTAGAACAAGACAAGGGAAGTAATGTGGAATGTGCCATTTGTCTCGGAGAGTTTGAGGAAGGGGTGTTGCTGAAACATCTTCCAGAATGCAGGCATAGCTTCCATGTTCCATGCATTGATAAGTGGTTTCAGTCTCATTCAAATTGTCCTCTGTGTAGAGCATTTGTGCATCATCACTTGCTGCACTGTTCCGTAGATTCTTCTCACACATTGCTACAGCCTTTGAGCAGGGAAGACTTTGAAAGGGAAAATCTGTCTAACACACAACAACAGTTCCTTCCCCCTTGA
- the LOC114170458 gene encoding uncharacterized protein LOC114170458 isoform X2, with product MDARIELETTKHLKTELFNQLKVAYQERDEARCQLVKLMNQFMPSSSNNLQNVFDMQNHFTFPSAMRASSGITESDNSLSHGSSQVEFLFDSSTEVTNINAVNPFDKMTYLNQNLIQDFNFSAPHVSMIPSVKPVCDPAAAVIDRLANERGLPQMGQLLQAVKDAGPLLNTLLLAGQLPTWVNPPPIEEIKVPPVAIKKCDVTSIIKPNTFGESGNSLLKSKIPTLHHSSNALSTCSASMLNLAGQTTGSWNSTWQLNSTSGVTSKSRQ from the coding sequence ATGGATGCCAGAATTGAACTTGAAACCACAAAGCATCTCAAGACAGAACTGTTCAATCAGTTGAAAGTGGCTTACCAAGAGAGGGATGAAGCAAGGTGTCAGCTAGTTAAACTGATGAACCAGTTCATGCCCTCTAGTTCAAACAATTTGCAAAACGTGTTTGATATGCAAAATCATTTCACCTTCCCTTCTGCTATGAGAGCAAGCTCAGGCATAACAGAATCTGATAATAGTCTCTCACACGGTTCCTCACAAGTGGAATTCTTATTTGACTCTTCCACAGAGGTTACAAACATCAATGCAGTTAACCCATTTGACAAAATGACTTATCTCAACCAGAATCTGATTCAAGACTTCAATTTTTCAGCACCCCATGTATCGATGATTCCTTCTGTAAAGCCGGTGTGTGATCCTGCTGCTGCAGTTATAGATCGTCTTGCCAATGAAAGAGGTTTGCCTCAAATGGGTCAACTCCTTCAGGCTGTGAAAGATGCTGGTCCATTGCTTAATACTTTGCTCCTTGCAGGGCAACTTCCTACATGGGTAAATCCTCCTCCTATTGAAGAGATCAAAGTGCCACCTGTAGCCATAAAAAAGTGTGATGTCACTAGCATCATCAAGCCTAACACTTTTGGAGAAAGTGGAAATTCACTTCTAAAATCCAAGATTCCAACTTTACACCATTCTTCAAATGCTCTATCCACGTGTTCTGCTTCCATGCTCAACTTAGCTGGTCAAACCACTGGTTCATGGAACAGCACATGGCAGTTGAATTCAACTTCTGGTGTCACTTCCAAGTCTCGTCAATGA
- the LOC114170458 gene encoding uncharacterized protein LOC114170458 isoform X3, with protein MEDLDSLIIYPEGEQELRQKLMDARIELETTKHLKTELFNQLKVAYQERDEARCQLVKLMNQFMPSSSNNLQNVFDMQNHFTFPSAMRASSGITESDNSLSHGSSQVEFLFDSSTEVTNINAVNPFDKMTYLNQNLIQDFNFSAPHVSMIPSVKPVCDPAAAVIDRLANERGQLPTWVNPPPIEEIKVPPVAIKKCDVTSIIKPNTFGESGNSLLKSKIPTLHHSSNALSTCSASMLNLAGQTTGSWNSTWQLNSTSGVTSKSRQ; from the exons GGAGAACAAGAGTTAAGGCAAAAGCTTATGGATGCCAGAATTGAACTTGAAACCACAAAGCATCTCAAGACAGAACTGTTCAATCAGTTGAAAGTGGCTTACCAAGAGAGGGATGAAGCAAGGTGTCAGCTAGTTAAACTGATGAACCAGTTCATGCCCTCTAGTTCAAACAATTTGCAAAACGTGTTTGATATGCAAAATCATTTCACCTTCCCTTCTGCTATGAGAGCAAGCTCAGGCATAACAGAATCTGATAATAGTCTCTCACACGGTTCCTCACAAGTGGAATTCTTATTTGACTCTTCCACAGAGGTTACAAACATCAATGCAGTTAACCCATTTGACAAAATGACTTATCTCAACCAGAATCTGATTCAAGACTTCAATTTTTCAGCACCCCATGTATCGATGATTCCTTCTGTAAAGCCGGTGTGTGATCCTGCTGCTGCAGTTATAGATCGTCTTGCCAATGAAAGAG GGCAACTTCCTACATGGGTAAATCCTCCTCCTATTGAAGAGATCAAAGTGCCACCTGTAGCCATAAAAAAGTGTGATGTCACTAGCATCATCAAGCCTAACACTTTTGGAGAAAGTGGAAATTCACTTCTAAAATCCAAGATTCCAACTTTACACCATTCTTCAAATGCTCTATCCACGTGTTCTGCTTCCATGCTCAACTTAGCTGGTCAAACCACTGGTTCATGGAACAGCACATGGCAGTTGAATTCAACTTCTGGTGTCACTTCCAAGTCTCGTCAATGA
- the LOC114170458 gene encoding uncharacterized protein LOC114170458 isoform X1 gives MEDLDSLIIYPEGEQELRQKLMDARIELETTKHLKTELFNQLKVAYQERDEARCQLVKLMNQFMPSSSNNLQNVFDMQNHFTFPSAMRASSGITESDNSLSHGSSQVEFLFDSSTEVTNINAVNPFDKMTYLNQNLIQDFNFSAPHVSMIPSVKPVCDPAAAVIDRLANERGLPQMGQLLQAVKDAGPLLNTLLLAGQLPTWVNPPPIEEIKVPPVAIKKCDVTSIIKPNTFGESGNSLLKSKIPTLHHSSNALSTCSASMLNLAGQTTGSWNSTWQLNSTSGVTSKSRQ, from the coding sequence GGAGAACAAGAGTTAAGGCAAAAGCTTATGGATGCCAGAATTGAACTTGAAACCACAAAGCATCTCAAGACAGAACTGTTCAATCAGTTGAAAGTGGCTTACCAAGAGAGGGATGAAGCAAGGTGTCAGCTAGTTAAACTGATGAACCAGTTCATGCCCTCTAGTTCAAACAATTTGCAAAACGTGTTTGATATGCAAAATCATTTCACCTTCCCTTCTGCTATGAGAGCAAGCTCAGGCATAACAGAATCTGATAATAGTCTCTCACACGGTTCCTCACAAGTGGAATTCTTATTTGACTCTTCCACAGAGGTTACAAACATCAATGCAGTTAACCCATTTGACAAAATGACTTATCTCAACCAGAATCTGATTCAAGACTTCAATTTTTCAGCACCCCATGTATCGATGATTCCTTCTGTAAAGCCGGTGTGTGATCCTGCTGCTGCAGTTATAGATCGTCTTGCCAATGAAAGAGGTTTGCCTCAAATGGGTCAACTCCTTCAGGCTGTGAAAGATGCTGGTCCATTGCTTAATACTTTGCTCCTTGCAGGGCAACTTCCTACATGGGTAAATCCTCCTCCTATTGAAGAGATCAAAGTGCCACCTGTAGCCATAAAAAAGTGTGATGTCACTAGCATCATCAAGCCTAACACTTTTGGAGAAAGTGGAAATTCACTTCTAAAATCCAAGATTCCAACTTTACACCATTCTTCAAATGCTCTATCCACGTGTTCTGCTTCCATGCTCAACTTAGCTGGTCAAACCACTGGTTCATGGAACAGCACATGGCAGTTGAATTCAACTTCTGGTGTCACTTCCAAGTCTCGTCAATGA